DNA from Chloroflexota bacterium:
CACCACCCGAAAACGGGCGTCCGAAGCCAGCGCGGTGTACCACACATGGGTGCGGTCGGGAGCGCCCGCCAAAAGCACGGTGACGGCGTCAGCGCCGTTGTTGCCTGTCGTCGTCCAACCCATCACACACCTCCTTACGGCGACGGCGTCGCGGCGGGCGTGGGCGTGGGCATCCCCGGCTTCCAGCCCTCCGGCGTAGGCGTGGGCGTCGCCGTGGCAGGGAAAACGATGAGGTCGGGAAGCCACAGCCCCGACGATGTGAACTTCTTAGCCCCATCGCCCATCCGATACAGATACAGCGTGGCATTGCTTGCACTGGACAACGCCGAAAGCAACTCCAACGCGTTGATTTTATAAACCTTGTCGGGTGCATTGGCAGCCCCGAAGTCGTACACCACAGCCTGCATATCCACCGGCACGGCTACGTTGATCACACCCTCATGGGCGCGCTCTCGGTAGGTCGTGGGCAATCCGTTCTCAGCGGTAGGCATGGCCTGAACTTCTTGCGGGTCACGCGCCACAAAGTCGGGGTCAATATAAGTCACCCGCAGCCCTTCGATCATGGCTTTGCTGAACGTGCCCTGGTGGGCCATGTCGTTGCTTTGAATGACGGCCACCACGCCCACCTTGTCGCCGATGCCCAGCGTGCCGCCCAACCCGGAAGCATCCACCACATGCAGCCCGATTTCCCGCTCGTCAGGCGCCAGTTTCACGGTTTGCCCGATGTGCGCTTGCCGGATGATGTCGCCCGCGCTTCGGGCAACCGCCAGGGTCTTCCCTACGGCCTCCCCGACGCTCGTAAACGCATCCGCGGGGATGGCCGATTGCGGCAACTGCTCTATCTTCAAATCGGCCTGGGTCAACGTATGGCCGGGCATCAAATCGCGTGCCGCCACCACGACGTCCGCCTGGGGCGCGGGTTTGAGCACCGCCAAAGCGACAAACAGCACCACGACGGCGCCTACAATGGCTATCAAGTTCTTCTTGCCTTTCATGCAGCGTCCTCCTGACGATTGGGGGTTGTGAGTTTCAAACCGTCGACCAAAGCGGCGACGTTCTCCAGCGTCTCGGTACGCCAGGCCAGCACCTCCTGCGTGCGGCTGTCGACCTCCAACACCAGCGCCAAAGTTATCGGGCGATTAAGCCATTGCCGGGCAACCTCCGCCCAGTCTTTTTCATCCGTCGTTGGCATGGTTGCTCTCCTTGGTGGGTGTGGGTGTACGGGAAGATACCGGCAAAGGTATCGGGGTGGGCAAAGCGCTCCACCACCCCGGCGTCGCCGTCGGGGTTGGCGTGGCCGTAGCCAAATGCGCCGCGCCTCCGTTCCCTCCACCGCCGCGGGGAACGACGGCAATCAAGACCAGCGCCATAGCAAACAGCGCTACTGCCATCCAAATATGCCTTTGCTTCATGTGCGACCTCCAAAGCGTTCTGCAATTTCGTCGTCTGAGGGTTCCTCCACATCCAAAATCAACGGCTGGAAGACCAGGGGCGCCTGGTCGAGCCTGTCCATGCTGTACGGGAAACGCCCCATGACCTGCCCAATCCGCTGATAAGCCAGAAAATTGCGCCAGGTTTCGTCTCGGAAGCCCTTGGACGAGCGGGCAAGGGCTTCCAGGGTGAGTTCCTTGTCCTTCGGGTTCTTGACGAACCCCACCACCCAGTTATTGCAAGACGAGATGATGGCATCGCTAATGAGGTGGGGGGCCTGGGTACAGAAAGCCATCCGCACCCCATGCTTGCGGCTGTCCACGGCAAAGTCGGAGAAAATACGGAGATGGGCGGCCTCTTCGTCCGGTGGCCCGGCAATGCCGCCCAGGATCTTGTTGGCTTCCTCGAAGACCAGGAGAAGCATGTTCTTGGTCTTGCCCTGAGTAGCGCGGTACCAAGCCATGTCCATGTAAAGATGCCACCCCAGCCATGCCAGGATGAACGCTTTGAGTTCCTCGGAAGCGAACATACCGCCTTCGATGACGGCCACGCCCCAGGGCGCGGCCAGGTCGCCCACATCCAGCGCGTCGTCGCCCGCGCCGAACATCTCGGCTGCACTGCCCTCGACCAGGTGACGCAGCCGCTCCAGGATGCCCTCGTAGATATTGACCAGAAAATCCGACCGGCGTTTGTACGCCACCTCCTGAAGTTCACGTTCCAGAAAGGCATACAGTTCCGGCAAATCCGACCGCCGACTGCGCCACCACGCCAGCAGGTTGCGCTTCAGTTGAGGCACCTCGGCGATAGGTGTGCCCGCGGTCATCTCCACCAGGTCGGCCTCGTCGGGCCGCACCTTGCCCCACTTGGGGTCGTTACGCACCTCGCGGTCGTTGACCAGCACGCCCGTATCCAAATACACCTGCCGCAGCGCCTTGCGGAGCACTTTCTTTTGGCGACGCTCGCCGAGTTTCTGCACGCCGGTGAAGATGTCCACGAAGGCGTCCATCTGGATGGATGGCGGAATGCCCTTGCCGATTTGCAAGGGGTTCCAACGCAATGGACGGGGCGCGTCCGGCCAGATTTGCTGAATGTCCACATGCCCTTCCAGGCCGGGGGCGTTGAGCAGTTTGCGCCACCCCGCGCCGAAGTCCAGCACCACGGCGCGGATTTTCCACTGCTTGACGGCCTCGTACACCATCCGCTCGGCGGCCACAGATTTGCCCCAGCCGGTATCCCCCACGAAAAGCGTGTGGAAAAAGCGGGACTTGCTCAGTTTGACGGGCGCGGTGGTAAGGTCGCCGGTTTCGGGGCTGAACTGATGCCCCAGCACCACCTCGCCGTCCATGTCGGGGTAGAACGACACGCCGGTGGGAATAGGCGGCACGGCGGCCACCAGCGTACCCTCCTCGAAAATGCCGGGGGTGGTAAACGCCGCCACCCTGTCGGGGGGCAGCATGGTGCCGTACTTCGTCCACAGCGTTCCATCGAAGGGGTCGCCTTTCCCGTTGGCCGGGAGCATCCAGGGCAGCATGGCGATTGCATGCCGCCGCAACGCGTCCGCGTCTTCCGGGTCAGGCCGCACGGTGAGGATGGGCGTCGGCACCTTCGGGCCGTGATACGCCTGCGGCGCGAGGGACTGCGCAGCCCGGGCGCCCTTCTCGCTGCCCGTCAACAGCAGCGCAGTAGTCATAAAGCCCCCGTTCTGGCTGGCTTGGTTAACCTCCGCTTCCACCAAACGCAAGACCTCGGTCAACCGCGCCGCAACGTCGTCCTCCAGCCGCCATTGACGGCTGACGCTGACGCCGGGCATCAGGCTTGTGGAAAGGCCAAAGCCCGCCATTTGGCTGGCCGTCAGGTTACGGACATCCGACCACGTGCGCGCTTCCTGATGCGTTTGCCCCCACCCCTCCTGCACGCTGTCGGTAGCGCCGCGTGTGTCCGCGCTGCCCTCGGTATGGCTGCGCGAGGCGGTGTTGGTGATGGTGACGGCGGTTTGCTGCGACGTGCCGTGTCCTTGTGTCATCGCCGTACCGTCGCTAACCGCGTGGCCGAGGTTCCAACCGTCCGTTGCCGATGTCTCGGCATGGAAACCGCCCTTGGCCCCAGCCACAATGGCGCTCACGTCCAACTGGACATTGGCGCCGCCCCCCACGGTTTCGGAATGGGTTTGGCCTGCCATGTTGGTTTCGGTGTGCGTCTTGGTAACAGACTGCTGCCAGTTCTCCCCCGTGCCGCGCGTGACGCTCACCGAGCGGCTTCCTCCCACCGTGTCGCTCACGCTGTCGGTGTGGGAAACCTGGTCTGCGTGTCCCCTACCCCACGAATGCTGCGCGCCGTCCGTGACGCCGCGCCCGTCCGTGTGCCCTGCGCCTTTTCCGGCGCTGACGCCCTGACTTACTGCGGCCATGATAGGCAGCGAAAGGCTGAAGCCAATTCCCAAACTCCCCTGTTGACGGGAAGCCGCCTGAGATGCCAGGCGCGAGACCTGCATCAGGCTTTCCGTCAACTTGCGCCGCGAGAGGCGCTTGGCGGTCACCTGAAAGACGAAACTCTCCCGCAGCTTGGCCATACCGCGAAACAGGATTTCGTTTTGCTCTGCCGCCAGGTCGTCGGAGGTGGGATTAGGCAATTCGCCGTCGCGTGAAACGATACCCCGGCGCGTCTTACGCGGGTCGGGGTATCCCAACAAAGCCAAAAGCACCGTCTTCTGGTTGGTGACGAAATCCACATACCAGGCCACCCACTCCCGTTTTGGCGGGCGGGTCTGCGACTGGGGGTAATTCGCCAGCACGGCCTGGACGGAAGCCAGCCGCCGCTCCGCCTCGCACCCGGCGCTTTCGCGATTTTCCCCCTCGCTGGTCGCGCCGTACATCTGCACAATGCCAATATGCCGCGGGTGAAAAATTCCCAAGGCCAGATAGACGAAATCCACCTGCGCGTCGTACAGCCCGCGCAAGGCGGCGCTTTGTTTGTCCAGAAGGTCGTAATCCTCACGGGCGGTTATCGGCAACGCGGTGAGTTCTGCAAGGGCAACGGCGCGGTAGAACCGACGCCCGTCCTGAAGGATACGGAACCACAAATACCGCACCTCGCCGTTGTTCGTCGTAATGCCGTTGTCCAGGATTTCCAGCATAAACGCCTCCAACGCGGGCCTTAAGGCCAACTACCCCTTAACCCGGGCCTTAAGGCCTCCCGCCTTTCATCGCCACTTCGGGAGCCAATCTCCAAGCGCCACAGCAGCAGCGGCGGCGCTCACCAGCACAGCCCAGAGGGTATGCCCTGCCCACAACAACATCGCGGCGACGCCGCCCAACCATCCCAAAAGCAAACCGGACTTGGCTTCCATACGGCCTACTCCTGTTTACCTCGTGTGCGCACGGTAGTGACCAGGTCTTCCGGCCTGCCGCCCGGCATAGGCGGATGCACCCACAAGGCTTGTGCTGCCAGAGCCAGGAAACCCAACGGGTAAGCGTAGACGGCAATCTTGATGATAGCGTCCAGATAAGACGCTCCCAACTCGGCGCTGTGGAAACCGCCGAGCGCGGTGTAAAGCGCAAAGCCCAAGAGCATCATGCCGTACAGCCCCAGCGCGCCCACCATGCGCCAGGATAGGGTATAGGGGTTGTACCTCTCCACCCGCACCGCCACGGCGCCCACCGCGCTCATCGCGGCGACCATGAAAGCCAGCATAGGCGGGGAGAACAGTACGCCCAGGGAAGCCAGGGTGGCAGCGGCCAGGGCATGGCGACGCTGCTCCTGCGGAACAACGGTGGAGACGTAAAAGGCCGCCGCCACAGCCAGCAGCACGGCGATATGGGCCGCCAACACGTACAGGCTCACCAGGAACCCGTTGAGCACCCACACGAAAGGCAGCAAGAGCGTCCGCATCATCCCTCACCGGTGCAGCGTGGAAGTGAACACGGCCACCTGGAACGTCCCCACTTGCAGGTGAAACGGGCGTCCTGAAGAAACCTCCGTGCCGCTGGTATAGCCGTCCAGAATGAGGTTGTAGGTACCGGGGTCTGCGACCTGAACCCGCTTGACGAGAAAACGCCAGTAGTAGGTGTACCCGCTCACACCCTTCTGGGCCTGGGGCGGGTTGAACCACCACCACTCAGGGCGATGGAGATAAGCGCCGGGATAACGGATGCCCAACGAGCCGCGGGTAATCCATTCACGGGAATCCTGAGAGAGCGTCGCGGTGGCCTTGACCCAATTCGCCGTTTCAGGAAGCGTGACCTTATGGCGCACGCAATCCGTCCAGGTGTAAAGCTGGTAATACGGATTGTTCACAGTATTAGGGTCATGGGACACCCCGGACGGGCACCCCTGTCCGGTACCGTTGGGGACATAACGACACTCGCTCCGATGCACCGCCTCATACCAGATATAAATCGTCGGCTCGATGGTGAGCGTAAACTCCAAATCAGCCCCGCGCTTCTTGGGGTCTTGTCCCACCACCAGCGGATAATTCGGCGCAACCGCACGGCCGGTACCCAAAATACGACCCTGGTGCACCTCCGGCGGCGCGCACTCCGAAGGCGGCGGGGGCGGCGGCGTTGCAATCGCCGCCAGCGCCTCCGGTGGGCAGCCCCCAGGCGCAAACTGGCAACTGTCAGGGGTGTAAAGCAAAATGGTGGTGTAGAGGGCCTTGTCTTTTCGAGATCTGTGCCAGAAAAATTTCAAAAGATGCCACACATCCCCCCAAGGGCCAAACGACCAGCCGCTTTTTCGCCCCCGGATCATTTCGTCGGCGAACTGCTCCGGTGAAACGTAGTCGTCCTTGATTTCGTCCCACGCGCCGGTGGCCCGCAGCATGGCGGCAACGGCGTCTTTGGCGTTCCCCAGCAGGCCGCCTGCGCCCTGCACCTGGCTCCCTAAGCCGTTCTGCAAGTAGGCGCTGGCGTCTTTCAACCCCGAT
Protein-coding regions in this window:
- a CDS encoding ATP-binding protein, with amino-acid sequence MLEILDNGITTNNGEVRYLWFRILQDGRRFYRAVALAELTALPITAREDYDLLDKQSAALRGLYDAQVDFVYLALGIFHPRHIGIVQMYGATSEGENRESAGCEAERRLASVQAVLANYPQSQTRPPKREWVAWYVDFVTNQKTVLLALLGYPDPRKTRRGIVSRDGELPNPTSDDLAAEQNEILFRGMAKLRESFVFQVTAKRLSRRKLTESLMQVSRLASQAASRQQGSLGIGFSLSLPIMAAVSQGVSAGKGAGHTDGRGVTDGAQHSWGRGHADQVSHTDSVSDTVGGSRSVSVTRGTGENWQQSVTKTHTETNMAGQTHSETVGGGANVQLDVSAIVAGAKGGFHAETSATDGWNLGHAVSDGTAMTQGHGTSQQTAVTITNTASRSHTEGSADTRGATDSVQEGWGQTHQEARTWSDVRNLTASQMAGFGLSTSLMPGVSVSRQWRLEDDVAARLTEVLRLVEAEVNQASQNGGFMTTALLLTGSEKGARAAQSLAPQAYHGPKVPTPILTVRPDPEDADALRRHAIAMLPWMLPANGKGDPFDGTLWTKYGTMLPPDRVAAFTTPGIFEEGTLVAAVPPIPTGVSFYPDMDGEVVLGHQFSPETGDLTTAPVKLSKSRFFHTLFVGDTGWGKSVAAERMVYEAVKQWKIRAVVLDFGAGWRKLLNAPGLEGHVDIQQIWPDAPRPLRWNPLQIGKGIPPSIQMDAFVDIFTGVQKLGERRQKKVLRKALRQVYLDTGVLVNDREVRNDPKWGKVRPDEADLVEMTAGTPIAEVPQLKRNLLAWWRSRRSDLPELYAFLERELQEVAYKRRSDFLVNIYEGILERLRHLVEGSAAEMFGAGDDALDVGDLAAPWGVAVIEGGMFASEELKAFILAWLGWHLYMDMAWYRATQGKTKNMLLLVFEEANKILGGIAGPPDEEAAHLRIFSDFAVDSRKHGVRMAFCTQAPHLISDAIISSCNNWVVGFVKNPKDKELTLEALARSSKGFRDETWRNFLAYQRIGQVMGRFPYSMDRLDQAPLVFQPLILDVEEPSDDEIAERFGGRT